A single window of Ananas comosus cultivar F153 linkage group 19, ASM154086v1, whole genome shotgun sequence DNA harbors:
- the LOC109724844 gene encoding uncharacterized protein LOC109724844, whose protein sequence is MALRTFYNEIKGMKVRELPGYLKPRLTWDYIKKSADQAVDRYIEKYIETSSVEPLFHVCIGGMIFSYLVALPHERRHLEHQQAAAAAGGGGGHH, encoded by the coding sequence ATGGCGCTGCGCACGTTCTACAACGAGATCAAGGGGATGAAGGTGAGGGAGCTCCCCGGGTACCTGAAGCCGCGGCTCACGTGGGATTACATCAAGAAGAGCGCGGACCAGGCCGTGGACCGCTACATCGAGAAGTACATCGAGACGAGCTCCGTCGAGCCCCTCTTCCACGTCTGCATCGGCGGCATGATCTTCTCCTACCTCGTCGCCCTCCCCCACGAGCGCCGCCACCTCGAGCACCAGCaagctgccgccgccgccggaggaggcggcggccaCCACTGA